The following nucleotide sequence is from Elusimicrobiota bacterium.
CCTCTGCCCGAGCAGGCATCGCTGACTGAGTGCTACCAAGAAGAATATTTCAAACCCTGGATTTCAAAACTTCAGGAACCGCGCCTTAAATTTTTTGTAAAACGCTGGGAAAAAATAGAAAAACCTGCGCTAGCAGCAAAGGGGAAAATACTTGATGTCGGCTGCGGGCCGGGTGAGTTCTTAAGTTTCGCAAAAAAAGACGGGTGGGAAACTTTCGGTACTGAAATATCCGCTTTTGCCGCGGCGCATGCAGCTAAAAAGTTCGGATTAAATGTTTTTACCGGGGATTTGCGGGAAGCGAAATTCCCTGACAATAATTTTGATGTCGTAACTATCTGGCATGTGCTGGAACATATGCCGGACCCCAGCGCTGTATTAAAGGAAATCAACCGGATTATTAAACCTTCGGGAGTATTGGTTATCGCGGTCCCGAATTTAAACAACTATATCTACATGCTGGCTTATACAGTGTTTAAGCTAAAAAAATTGAAGCTTTTTGTAATGGGAGAAAGAGAAATACATGTCAGTTTTTTTACTTCAAAAACTTTAAGAAACTTATTAGATAAAACCGGATTTAAAATAATAAAAGAAACGGTTGATAAGGGGCGTTCTTTCTGGGCCGAAAGAGTAATTGATTATGCCTCCGGAATAGTATTTAACCTTACCAGGAAGAATTATGGCATTGCTTTAGAATTTCATGCAATGAAAAAGGAGGAATCTTGAGGATTGGGATTGATTGCAGGGAACTCACAGGCAGACTTACGGGCATAAGCCGGATATTGATTAATTTGCTCCGCTACATTTCCGAAAATGACAGTCCTAATGAATTTGTCCTTTTTGGGAATCAAAAGACGAAATTTGACTATGATTTCCTTAAGAATGCGAAGTTCGATAAAAAAGTAATAAATAGCAATATAGCCTTCCTGTGGGACCAGTTCCAGCTCAAAAATGCCCTGGTTGAAAATAAAGTTGATTTGTTTTATTCTCCTTACTATAAAATGCCGGTGTTTACAAAAATACCTTCAATAATTTCTTTGCTGGATTTAACCTATTTTGTCGTAGAACCTTATAGTAACAAACTTTTTTATAATATGTATCTTAAATTTCTTATAAAAATGGTTTCCGGGAAAGCGAAAAAAGTAATCACCTGCTCAGAATACTCAAAAAGGGATATAGTCAATATTTTGGGAATCCCCGAACAGAAAATTGAAGTAATTTACCTGGGAATAAGCGAAAGGTTTCAACCGGCGGGCCAAAATGAGATTACATCATTAAAAAGCAGATATAACTTAGAAAAAAAATACATACTTTACACTGGCAATAAAAATGAGCATAAGAACCTTAATCGTTTGGTTTCAGCTTTTAATTTACTGCCGGATGATATGAAGAGCCGGTACCATCTTGTCCTGGCTGGAGTGGACCAGCATCATTACAAAGTTGACGGTGTTAAAGCTTTAGGGCATATAAACGATGACGACCTTCCTATTCTCTATAGCGGAGCTCACTTGCTGGTAATTCCTTCCTTATACGAAGGTTTTGGCCTGCCAGCATTAGAAGCCATGGCTTGCGGCTGCCCAGTGATAAGTTCTAATACTTCATCCATGCCTGAGATATTCGGTTCTGCGCCGCTTTATTTCAATCCGTTCAGCACGCTGGATATAAAAAACAGAATGGTGGAAGTATTAGACAATGAGGCATTAGCTTCGGAAATGAGGCAAAAAGGTTTTGAACGCGTGAAAATATTTACAATCGAAAACATGTCAAAAAAATTCATCAAGGTATTTGAAGGCTAACTATGTGCGGAATTTGCGGATTTACCAATTTAAGAGATAATGAACTGCTTCATAAAATGGCTGGCCTTCTGGAACACCGCGGGCCGGATGGCGAGGGTTTCTACACAAGCCAGGAAAATGAAGTCAGCCTGGCAATGCGCCGCCTGGCTATTATTGACCTCAATACAGGAGGTCAGCCTATCTTTAATGAAGATAAAACAGTGGTGGTTGTTTTTAACGGCGAAATATACAATTTCAAAGGCTTAAGGGATGAGCTTCGTTTAAAAGGCCATGTTTTTAAAACTCAAACTGACACAGAAGTAATAGTCCATGCCTATGAAGAATATGGCGAAGCTTGCGTGAAGCATTTCGCCGGCATGTTTGCGATAGCTCTTTGGGACGTGAAAAACAAAAAGCTTTTTATCGCGCGCGACCGGTTAGGAATAAAACCTCTTTTTTATTCGGTAAAAAACGGGAAACTGTATTTTTCTTCTGAAATTAATTCGTTATCAGCGGGCCCTGAAATTTCAAAAGGTATAAACCTGCGTTCTTTTGACAAATATCTTACTTTCCTTTATTGCCCCGCCCCAGAAACATTTTATGAAGATATTAAACAATTGCCCGCTGGTTGTACTATGGTATTTCAAAATAAACAGGTAAGTATTAACAAGTACTGGAAAATAGATTTTGAAAAAGCAGAACATAAAACCGAGAAACACTATATTGATCAAATAGACGAATTATTAAATACAATCATCAAAGAACACCTGATAAGCGACGTTCCGACAGGCATTTTTCTGTCCGGAGGCCGGGATTCAAGCACCATTACAGCAATCGCAGCAAAAAATTCAAATATTCCTATTAATACATTCAGCCTCGGTTTTCTGCCTCCTGATGATTCATTTAACGAGCTTGACAAATCGAAAGCAATAGCCCAATACCTTAAAACAAATCACACACAAACTATTATTAATTCTGAATCAGGATTATTGCTGGATACTGTAACAAAACATTTTGGGCAGCCCTTTGCAGATTCTTCTGCGTTAGTGACTTACCTGATATCAAAAATAAGCAGGGAAAAACTTACCGTAGCCCTTACGGGCATAGGCGGTGATGAACTGTTTTGCGGGTACCCAAGATACCAGGGCATGAAACTGGCCCAGTACCTGCCGAAAATTAATATACCCGTAGAACTTATAAGCTCAATAGCTGAATCCTATGCATCAAACAATTCTGCCGGCAGGGTAAAAAGGTTCTTGTATGGAATGAGATGTAATGAGCGGGACCGGTATCTTTCCTATACATCATATTTCAAGCAGGAAGAAAAAAATGAATTATATACCGATAAATTTGTAGATTACCTGGGCAGCGAAGATAGTTTTGCAGTACATAAAAAATATTATGATTCATGTTATTCGAATGATTTGGTTGACAAAATAATGCGTCTGGATATTAAAACTTACCTGGTTGATGACCTGCTCTTTATGGCTGATACCATGAGCATGGCTAATTCACTGGAGTTACGCGTGCCGATGTGCGATCACCGCTTGGTAGAATATATGGCTAAAATTCCCGCAAAATTAAGAATGAAGGGTTTTACACAGAAGTACCTGCTTAAAAAACTTATGCAAAGGTATATTCCGGAAACAATTATCAATCAGAAAAAACAGGGTTTTATGGCCCCTCTGGCCAGATGGCTGACAGATGCTCTTAGGACTCAGGTTGAAAGCTTTGTCAATAAAAAAGAGTTTAAGAATTACCTCAATTACGCTTATATAGAGAAAATTTGGAATGACCATAAAAACGGCAGAAAGAATTATTCCGACCAGCTATGGAGTTTTCTTGTTTTTGAAAAATGGCGTGACAGCCATAATATAAAAATGCCGGATTTATCAGTTAAAATAAAGCCAGTTAAAAAAATTAGTAATCCTTACGATTTTAAAAAGATATTATTGATTAACGTTGCCGGTATCGGAGATTTTATAGAATCAATCGGAGCCATAAAATCAATCAGGGAAGCATGTCCTGATTCAGTGATTTCTTTATTGGTTTCATCCAAAGTTTTTAATTATGCAAAGGATTGCCCTTATGTTGATAAAGTGTATGAATTACCCGTCAAACACAGCCGGGGGTTTTCAGTGGAAAATTGGAATGAAATAATAAGATTCCTAAAAAGTTTAGGCCGTTTGCGCAAAAACAGGTTTGATTTGGCAGTTAATTTTTCTGAGATTAGTTCCTGGTTTGGCGCATTAAGGATGGCTTTGCTTCTAAAATATGCAGGAATAACTCAGAGCCTGGGCCGTAATACTCAAAATAGAGGCCTGTTTTTTACGAGACGGATAAATGATTTCAGGGAATACAAATATAACCAATTCCATTATTTTAACCGTATTACTGAATTACTCAGTACGAATTTTAAGCAGGAAAAGCCCAGATTATGGCAAAGCAGTGAAGATGTAAAGAAAGTTGATGGTCTTCTCAAAGATTGGAATATTAAACTGGATAAGCCCATAATTTTAATAAATCCCGGGTCAGACCGGCTCACCAGGCGCTGGGAAACTGAAGGGTTTGCAAAAGCAGCCGACTATTTCGCTAAGAAATATTCTGCAAATATAATATTTTTGGGCAGCCTAACTGAAAAAGAAATAGCTGAAGCTATAATTAAAAAAATGAACACGCAGGCAATTCTTACGGCTGGGTTATTGAATATTGGCCAGCTTATAAATTTAGTATCTAGGGCGAATCTGCTTCTAACGACAAATAGCGCGGCAATGCATATTGCCGGGATAGAGGGAATACCCTTTGTCGCGGTTGCGGGTTCAGGCGACCCCTGGCGTGACGTTCCTTCCGGCAATGAAGATAAGATGAAATTATTGTGGAAAAAGATAAAGTGTAACCCATGTTACTACTGGGAATGCCCAAAAAAAGCTTATATGCATTGCATGAAAATAATAACACCGGAAGAAGTTATAAAGGAAGCAGAAAAGTTTATGGTAAACATGGGGTATTAGAATTGAAAAAAATGAATATACTTATGGTTTCAGATATTATTTTCGAAGATGAAAAGGCAGGTTCCGGGAGAGTGGTAACTGAAATTTCAAAAGGGCTTCAGAAAAAAGGCCACCAAGTTACCATTATTACCAGGGGCAGGCCCGGGTTGCCTGAAAAGGAAGAAAATGAAGGTAGAAATATTGTAAGGTATCCGTTTTTCAGCGGAAACCTCGTTAAAACTATTATTGCAGGTTTATTCCAAACAAGAAAGATGCTGGACAGCCTGATATATAGAGAATCTTTCGATATTGTAAATTATAATCATCCTCAATCATCCATGATCGTAAACCGTATAAAAAGTATTTCCGCAATCCCCAAAGTATATACTTTCTTTTCACCCTGGCATAAAGAATATGAGGTAAGAGCGAAGTCAAAGGGCAAAAATGGCATTTATAGTAAAACAAATTCCTTAATAAGAAAAAAAATAGAGAGAAGAATGATTAAAGCCTGCGAAAAAGTAATAGCGCTGAGCAATTACAGTATCGAGCAACTGAAAGAATATCACAATATTGGAAAGGCCGAAACGGTACTTATTCCAGGCGGTATAGATACGGAAAGATTTAAACCTGGGCAAGACAAGAAGCTGCAGCGGAAAATGCTGGGCCTGCCGGAAGATAAAAAAATATTATTTACAGTGCGTAATTTAGAGCCCAGAATGGGACTGGATAATTTAATAGAAGCGTTGAAAATTGTCACAAAAAAGCGTAATAACGTTCTTCTGATTATAGGAGGCGCAGGTTCCTTGGAAAAAAAGCTTAAACAAATGGCCTCTGAATTTTCGCTTGAACAAAACGTGAAGTTTATCGGATTAGTAAATGATGAACAACTTCCTTTATATTACCAGGCGGCAGACTATTTTATTCTTCCTACAGCCGAGCTTGAAGGTTTTGGCCTGGTTACACTTGAGGCGCTTTCCTGCGGTACACCGGTTCTTGCGACTGATGTCGGTGCTACCAGGGAGTTAATAACCGGCAGTGAGTATTTGTTTAAGTCTCCGCAACCCCGTGATCTGGCAATAAAAATTCTCGAGTACTTGGATATATCTGAAGAAAGAAGTAAACAAATCAGTAATGAGAGCAGAACCCATGTTTTAAATAATTATTCGTGGGATAAAGCGGCTGATAGTTATGAAAAAGTGCTGTATGAAGTAATCGGCAAACAGGAGAAATAGGTGGAATATACAAAGTGTAATATCTGCGATTCTGGTGAATCCGTTGTTCTAATTGACGGTGATTACAAATATGTTCGTTGCAAACAATGCGGGCTTGTTTATAAGAATCCGAGGGTTCCAGAAGAAGAATGGATAAGTTCCCTCAAAGAATCAGCCAGGGAAAATGCGGGAGAAATATTTCTGGAAGCGGAAAAAGAGCTTTTTGCCGATATTATTTCAAAAATTGACAAAAAGCGCGCCCCTGCGGCGGTGAATATTAAATTGCTTGACATAGGCTGTGGTTATGGAGCTTTTCTTGCCTTAGCCCGCCTGCGGAAAGGGTGGGATGTGGCGGGAACCGAGATGGGTATTCAGGCCGCTAATTTTGTGCGTAATGTTTATGGAGTTAACGTTTACCAGAAAAATATACAGGATATGAATATTCGTGACAAGGAGTATGATATAGTTACATTATTTGGCGTGCTTGATTTTTTTTACGACCCTGTAAACGAACTTGTTGAAATTAAAAGGATAATAAAGGCAGATGGTTTGCTGGTAATGAGGTTAAATAACGGTTTGTGGCATCTCAATCTGACCAGGTTTGCCTGGCCGCTGGTTTTTCTAAAACTCTTTCCAGCTGTCCTTCATTTGTATGTTTTTACGCCAAAATCAGTAAAAAAGATGTTAGAGAAAGCTGGTTTTGAAAGTATTGAAATATATAATTCAAAATTCACTAAAGGGGATATTTACGGTACTGGTGGCCCCCTTGGAAGGCCATTTGTTTCAACAGCAAAAGAATTGATGTATTTGCTGTCTCAATTTATATATTATATTTCTCTAAAAAATATTGTCATTGCGCCAACGATGGTCGTTATCGCAAGAAGAAGGGTATAATTGAATAGCATGACAATTATTGGTATAGCTGTAATAGTCTT
It contains:
- a CDS encoding methyltransferase domain-containing protein → MEYTKCNICDSGESVVLIDGDYKYVRCKQCGLVYKNPRVPEEEWISSLKESARENAGEIFLEAEKELFADIISKIDKKRAPAAVNIKLLDIGCGYGAFLALARLRKGWDVAGTEMGIQAANFVRNVYGVNVYQKNIQDMNIRDKEYDIVTLFGVLDFFYDPVNELVEIKRIIKADGLLVMRLNNGLWHLNLTRFAWPLVFLKLFPAVLHLYVFTPKSVKKMLEKAGFESIEIYNSKFTKGDIYGTGGPLGRPFVSTAKELMYLLSQFIYYISLKNIVIAPTMVVIARRRV
- a CDS encoding class I SAM-dependent methyltransferase codes for the protein PLPEQASLTECYQEEYFKPWISKLQEPRLKFFVKRWEKIEKPALAAKGKILDVGCGPGEFLSFAKKDGWETFGTEISAFAAAHAAKKFGLNVFTGDLREAKFPDNNFDVVTIWHVLEHMPDPSAVLKEINRIIKPSGVLVIAVPNLNNYIYMLAYTVFKLKKLKLFVMGEREIHVSFFTSKTLRNLLDKTGFKIIKETVDKGRSFWAERVIDYASGIVFNLTRKNYGIALEFHAMKKEES
- the asnB gene encoding asparagine synthase (glutamine-hydrolyzing): MCGICGFTNLRDNELLHKMAGLLEHRGPDGEGFYTSQENEVSLAMRRLAIIDLNTGGQPIFNEDKTVVVVFNGEIYNFKGLRDELRLKGHVFKTQTDTEVIVHAYEEYGEACVKHFAGMFAIALWDVKNKKLFIARDRLGIKPLFYSVKNGKLYFSSEINSLSAGPEISKGINLRSFDKYLTFLYCPAPETFYEDIKQLPAGCTMVFQNKQVSINKYWKIDFEKAEHKTEKHYIDQIDELLNTIIKEHLISDVPTGIFLSGGRDSSTITAIAAKNSNIPINTFSLGFLPPDDSFNELDKSKAIAQYLKTNHTQTIINSESGLLLDTVTKHFGQPFADSSALVTYLISKISREKLTVALTGIGGDELFCGYPRYQGMKLAQYLPKINIPVELISSIAESYASNNSAGRVKRFLYGMRCNERDRYLSYTSYFKQEEKNELYTDKFVDYLGSEDSFAVHKKYYDSCYSNDLVDKIMRLDIKTYLVDDLLFMADTMSMANSLELRVPMCDHRLVEYMAKIPAKLRMKGFTQKYLLKKLMQRYIPETIINQKKQGFMAPLARWLTDALRTQVESFVNKKEFKNYLNYAYIEKIWNDHKNGRKNYSDQLWSFLVFEKWRDSHNIKMPDLSVKIKPVKKISNPYDFKKILLINVAGIGDFIESIGAIKSIREACPDSVISLLVSSKVFNYAKDCPYVDKVYELPVKHSRGFSVENWNEIIRFLKSLGRLRKNRFDLAVNFSEISSWFGALRMALLLKYAGITQSLGRNTQNRGLFFTRRINDFREYKYNQFHYFNRITELLSTNFKQEKPRLWQSSEDVKKVDGLLKDWNIKLDKPIILINPGSDRLTRRWETEGFAKAADYFAKKYSANIIFLGSLTEKEIAEAIIKKMNTQAILTAGLLNIGQLINLVSRANLLLTTNSAAMHIAGIEGIPFVAVAGSGDPWRDVPSGNEDKMKLLWKKIKCNPCYYWECPKKAYMHCMKIITPEEVIKEAEKFMVNMGY
- a CDS encoding glycosyltransferase family 4 protein; this translates as MRIGIDCRELTGRLTGISRILINLLRYISENDSPNEFVLFGNQKTKFDYDFLKNAKFDKKVINSNIAFLWDQFQLKNALVENKVDLFYSPYYKMPVFTKIPSIISLLDLTYFVVEPYSNKLFYNMYLKFLIKMVSGKAKKVITCSEYSKRDIVNILGIPEQKIEVIYLGISERFQPAGQNEITSLKSRYNLEKKYILYTGNKNEHKNLNRLVSAFNLLPDDMKSRYHLVLAGVDQHHYKVDGVKALGHINDDDLPILYSGAHLLVIPSLYEGFGLPALEAMACGCPVISSNTSSMPEIFGSAPLYFNPFSTLDIKNRMVEVLDNEALASEMRQKGFERVKIFTIENMSKKFIKVFEG
- a CDS encoding glycosyltransferase family 4 protein, producing MKKMNILMVSDIIFEDEKAGSGRVVTEISKGLQKKGHQVTIITRGRPGLPEKEENEGRNIVRYPFFSGNLVKTIIAGLFQTRKMLDSLIYRESFDIVNYNHPQSSMIVNRIKSISAIPKVYTFFSPWHKEYEVRAKSKGKNGIYSKTNSLIRKKIERRMIKACEKVIALSNYSIEQLKEYHNIGKAETVLIPGGIDTERFKPGQDKKLQRKMLGLPEDKKILFTVRNLEPRMGLDNLIEALKIVTKKRNNVLLIIGGAGSLEKKLKQMASEFSLEQNVKFIGLVNDEQLPLYYQAADYFILPTAELEGFGLVTLEALSCGTPVLATDVGATRELITGSEYLFKSPQPRDLAIKILEYLDISEERSKQISNESRTHVLNNYSWDKAADSYEKVLYEVIGKQEK